The stretch of DNA AGTGATGGTTTAGTCTCGTGTGACTGGTAATTATGCAGAAGAAAGGTTCAGGAGAAGTGTTCTTCCCGTCCTGACAGGTCTGTGGAGCTCGGTGGGTTCACGGTGGAATTCACTTTTCTCAAAAATCCCACAAAATGTCGCAgtgtgaagaggaagagaagcagcAGCCAGAGTTCTGCTCTGAACAAGAACGGAACGGGACCTTAGTGAACCCGAGAGCGGTGTGTAACGCGTGTAAACGTCTGTACCGGGACCCGAAGATCCTGCCCTGTCTGCACACCTTCTGCTCGGACTGTATCGGCCAGCTGGAGCCCTTCTCGGTGTCCTCACGCTGCCGCCCGGACCGTCCGGGGGAGAGCCATAGGGTCGAAACGGTGGATGGGGACCGACCCGCCGTCACCGTCACGGTGCTCTGTCCCGACTGTGACTCCGAGGTCGACATTCCTCCGTCTGGACCGGCAGGGCTGAGCACGGACCACCTGGCGCTGGACGAAGTCTTCCTGGAGACCCTGGTGACGGACGGCCCGCTGGGATGCGACCTGTGCGGGGAAGGAGGCGCCGAGAGCCGCTGCGAGGTGTGCTGCCTCAACCTGTGCGAGTTCTGCTGCCAGGCACACAGGTAGAGTCtgatctattctattctgttctacCAGACACACAGGTAGAGTCtgatctattctattctgttctacCAGACACGCAGGTAGAGTCtgatctattctattctgttctacCAGGCACACAGGTAGAGTCtgatctattctattctgttctacCAGGCACACAGGTAGAGTCtgatctattctattctgttctatCAGGCACACAGGTAGAGTCTGATCTATTGTATTCTGTTCTATCAGGCACACAGGTAGAGTCtgatctattctattctgttctacCAGACACACAGGTAGAGTCtgatctattctattctgttctacCAGACACACAGGTAGAGTCtgatctattctattctgttctacCAGACACACAGGTAGAGTCTGATCTATTGTATTCTGTTCTACTAGGCACACATGTAGTCTTATCTATTCTACTCTACACTATTCTACTGCCAGACACACAGGTCTACAAAATAGTTAGTGTGCTGAAACAGCTTGTCTTGTCCAGCCATCAGCTCAAAATCCAGGGTTTTGTTTACTATCACATATGACAACGAAAAGATTCAACGAAAAgctcacagaaaaatgaaaattaagtgAAGCACTGCATCActctccaaaacaactgaagtagatggggacttgttttaaaacatagaaaaaactactaaaagtacacaaaaatggctccatacagccaGCTGTCTCTCAAgttgaaatcttcactgtactTGCTTAGCTGAACGTGTTAGCACACCCTGTCTGAGGGTAGATCTTAATAGAAGTCTACACTTCAGTGTCCACTCACAATATTGCAATGAAAAATTCCCCTATGGCCCAAAAAGCAGTTTGCCTGGATATCTGTGACACTGTTGACAGGACACCTTAACTGCAAACAATGTGAATGATGACTCTATTCAATAATTGTTGCTCCATGAAGTTTTAATATTTGTAAAagtctgtgatgtcatcacaatgtaaagtcTATGGGCTGAGATTGGACCAGTGGGTGAAACTTTACTGTGACCAAAAAAACCAAGGAAATGTGGAAGCTAGAAAACTTCTTAAGCATTGTGTGCTGTGCAAGCAGTTATTATTGGTTAGTATGGGCGCCTTCTTTTCATCTGGTATTTTGTTCTTCTTTATAATTCTAtggtctgaagtgggtgcatgagTGTTGCTGTGGGTCCATGGTGTACATAAGACATCTCCAgtcttccagagacttggactTGCCGGTTGCTCTGTACAGAGTCATTTTACATCTTCAGTTGTGTAGAAGAATTCTGccactctgttttgctgtgacactccagaaatgttttgtgaactatgcAACTTCACCCGACTTCCCATCAGCATGAGGCTGAGTAGATTAGGACATACATTATTatctttgggtgaactgttgaggagtattttattctatttctatGCTATTTTGTGTCAGGTTTCTACTCCatattttctattctattttgtAGGGGCGGGAATCACTCATGATGATGATATTATCACGACACAGCACTTCATTACAAGACAATCATCTAGCAAAAGCTCACAATATCTGTCTAACTGAAAATTGCATGCATTGCTGCATTACATTGCCAGTTTCACAGAAGTCGACATGAACTGAGAAGAAATTATATATGAAGAAGTGCATGGAGTCTTAGTTTAATGCTTTTTTAACAGACACACAGTGAGTGCAGCTTGTCCTTGTCCACATGTGACATCATTGCAGTGTAAAATAGCTAAACACTGGCAACAGGTCAAACTTCaagaagtaaaaagaaaagttctgaggttaaaatgttgaaaggAATTGTACTATGCTTCACTAAATTCTTTCCAATCTGTGTAAGTTAGTTTTACTAAAGTTCACGATACAATATATTGTTGtattgaaattgtgttttttaagctgTTTTCTCTTCAGTTGTATTTTTTTGGTCACAAGATCCGAGGTCTTGATCTTTATTCTGACACACATGTATCTGTATCTATTCCCTCTCTTGTCTGCAGGCGGCAGAAGCGAACAGCATCTCACTCTGTTCAGCGTCTGGAGGAGCTGAAGTCTCGCGGCCGTCTGAGCCGCCCCGTCCTCTGCTCCCTCCATCCCGGCCAGGAGCTCCGGCTGTTCTGTCAGCCCTGCGACCTGCCCATCTGCCTGGAGTGTGCCGCCACACTACACCGCGACCACCGCTGCTGCCCCACCCGTGATGTTATCGATCGCCATGGAGACCGCATCCGAGAGCTGGTCACAGTGCAGCTGCGACCTCGCCTGGAGCGTCTAAAGGACTCACTGCAGAAGGTGCAACAGAGTGTTTCGcaaataattgttttgttgAGAATAAATTAAGACTTCAGTTCACACTCAAGTGCCCGCTTCAGCCTTTCAGTTCCAACTAAGGCTTCATAACATCCCTCAGAAATGTACCCCTACATCCATGTTTCAACACATTTCTTTCCTCCTGCTGATGTTTGGCCTAATGCTGAGCATTCTGAAAGTTGGTCATACCtcattttttcttcaaaaaacaACCCTTTTTTTCTACTTACTATTCTGTAACAGGTGGAAGTATCCCAGGAGGCTTTGCAGGCACGAGTGGACGCAACAGCAAATGAGGTGAGGTCATTTGCACGAGGCTACGCCAACGCTGTGGAAGcccactgtctgtctctgctgcatCGCCTGGAAGAGCTCCGTGTCCAGCGCAGGTATGGACAACCAACACAGCTCCTGTGTGATGTTATCAAAAGTGTAAGAGCTTTAGATGTAAGCAGGGACCAATATTAACCACACCTCAGAATCACTCCAAGGAATCTTGCTGAATGTTAAAGAAGACCAAAAAATAATACCTCAAAG from Sparus aurata chromosome 9, fSpaAur1.1, whole genome shotgun sequence encodes:
- the trim45 gene encoding tripartite motif-containing protein 45, with amino-acid sequence MSQCEEEEKQQPEFCSEQERNGTLVNPRAVCNACKRLYRDPKILPCLHTFCSDCIGQLEPFSVSSRCRPDRPGESHRVETVDGDRPAVTVTVLCPDCDSEVDIPPSGPAGLSTDHLALDEVFLETLVTDGPLGCDLCGEGGAESRCEVCCLNLCEFCCQAHRRQKRTASHSVQRLEELKSRGRLSRPVLCSLHPGQELRLFCQPCDLPICLECAATLHRDHRCCPTRDVIDRHGDRIRELVTVQLRPRLERLKDSLQKVEVSQEALQARVDATANEVRSFARGYANAVEAHCLSLLHRLEELRVQRRNQLHLQRAQLHQALLDIGGSVEFAERLLSCGSDTEILSAKGVTLRRLTSLAENSYDPNPAAVAPDDGSSISFLPREPAGEVEGYPVVGAINSKTVDLSKCTIEGEGLQRCREGQQGHFTLMCRDSAGEQLTRGGEHVVVSIVNREKKNCTVEASVVDNSDGSYSVSYTPKEPGAYSVWVCVKAQHIKGSPFILNVKRKLRRHTGTFHCCSFCSSGGDKEARCGCPGTMPGGFKGCGHSHKGHPGKPHWSCCGSTAEQSECLPQSVLAAVSPRGHLRTVEL